From the Montipora capricornis isolate CH-2021 chromosome 2, ASM3666992v2, whole genome shotgun sequence genome, one window contains:
- the LOC138037418 gene encoding 52 kDa repressor of the inhibitor of the protein kinase-like → MITVMKCLSVLKPLSMQLQKRYSDIYEAYTQVGSVKSDLKAIREQLEVHFNRWYEASGQLGKDVDVEPALPRIANRQRHRDNVPAATPVHYFQRSLCFSLLDHLIAQMETYFIEIQMNVSKLMCLVPEVLVISSDATIDAAIQFYRDDFVSPDVVDAELVRWRRKWSEVADKSSLPNSASATLRECDPIFFPNINVLLRILCTLPVTSTECERSFSTLKRLKTYLRGTMTTERQSSLAMMNIHYGRAIDIDEIINIFVTRHPRRPY, encoded by the coding sequence ATGATTACCGTGATGAAGTGTTTGTCTGTCCTCAAACCGCTAAGCATGCAACTGCAGAAACGCTACAGTGACATTTATGAGGCTTACACCCAGGTTGGCTCTGTGAAATCAGATCTGAAAGCTATCAGAGAGCAGCTCGAGGTTCACTTCAATCGCTGGTACGAAGCGAGCGGTCAACTAGGGAAAGACGTCGATGTTGAACCCGCACTTCCAAGAATTGCCAACAGACAGCGACATCGAGATAACGTTCCAGCTGCCACACCTGTTCACTACTTTCAACGTTCACTGTGCTTTTCACTGTTGGACCACCTTATAGCCCAAATGGAAACGTACTTCATTGAAATCCAGATGAATGTCTCCAAACTGATGTGTTTGGTACCTGAAGTATTGGTCATCTCAAGTGACGCCACAATTGATGCCGCAATTCAGTTTTATCGAGATGATTTCGTGTCACCGGATGTCGTTGACGCTGAGCTTGTCCGTTGGCGTCGCAAATGGTCAGAAGTGGCTGACAAATCGAGTCTTCCAAATAGTGCCTCAGCCACACTTAGAGAATGCGACCCTATTTTCTTTCCCAACATAAATGTCCTACTTCGCATTCTTTGCACATTACCTGTTACTTCCACGGAATGCGAAAGGTCATTTAGCACTTTAAAACGCCTGAAGACGTACTTAAGAGGTACAATGACTACAGAGAGACAGTCAAGTCTGGCGATGATGAACATCCACTATGGCAGAGCGATTGACATTGATGAGATCATCAACATCTTTGTCACTCGTCATCCACGCCGCCCTTACTAA